Proteins co-encoded in one Acidobacteriota bacterium genomic window:
- a CDS encoding GntR family transcriptional regulator, with translation MDKESFEPLYFQIQRQLRELIKRGVLAEGDPLPGEAEISRLFGVSRMTSRQALQGLTAEGLSFRERGRGTFVRTQKVEKKIAHLMGFSAEMRERGLQSTNRVLEKKIRVAAPQVAESLKIEVGSKVMMLRRLRIVNDEPIVIEEVQLPMSRFEGIEKINFEVNSLYQVLKERYGVRLASADEVIEARAATKAEAQLLQVVPRLSLLCISRTSFDAQGKPIETGQSCYRSDRYRAVLHLSVGNSAQA, from the coding sequence TTGGATAAGGAAAGCTTCGAACCCCTCTACTTTCAGATACAGCGCCAGCTTAGGGAACTGATAAAGCGTGGCGTGCTCGCGGAAGGCGATCCGCTTCCCGGCGAAGCCGAGATCTCACGACTCTTCGGCGTTAGCCGTATGACGTCAAGGCAGGCATTGCAGGGGCTTACTGCCGAGGGCTTAAGTTTTCGCGAGCGTGGGCGTGGCACGTTTGTGAGAACGCAAAAGGTTGAAAAAAAGATCGCCCACCTGATGGGGTTCAGCGCCGAAATGCGTGAACGTGGTTTGCAGTCAACGAATCGGGTGCTGGAGAAAAAAATCAGGGTGGCAGCACCGCAGGTCGCAGAGAGTCTGAAGATCGAAGTAGGGTCGAAAGTAATGATGCTCCGTCGCCTGAGAATTGTGAATGACGAGCCGATCGTGATCGAAGAAGTGCAGCTGCCCATGAGCCGCTTTGAGGGAATTGAGAAGATCAATTTCGAAGTGAATTCTCTTTATCAGGTGCTCAAAGAACGTTATGGAGTACGCCTTGCTTCAGCAGACGAAGTGATAGAAGCAAGAGCCGCGACGAAAGCGGAAGCGCAGTTGTTGCAGGTTGTGCCGCGTTTGAGCTTGCTTTGCATCTCCCGTACCTCGTTTGACGCACAGGGGAAACCAATTGAAACCGGGCAATCCTGCTATCGCAGCGACCGCTATCGCGCAGTGTTGCACCTTTCTGTAGGCAATAGCGCCCAAGCCTAG
- a CDS encoding TonB-dependent receptor, giving the protein MQLAIEHVFATRRCSGTITGSMKGSLMIHTLASSLLTQGPIGPQSASRKAPSVRLGQWLLVLVLSLFLGAIPSLGQSNAVDGAIDGYVTDNTGGTIPGALVTIRNTDTNVSTKTQSGKDGYYRFPLVTLGRYEITVVANGYAKYVASGVSVAVGATVTVSPKLAVSGVQQEVVVTADASILTESNTSVGGVIGEQEMHDLPQPSRNVYNLFLFTPGAKGVPSSTFGTPSYSFGGLLRSTWNVDGLDDTARRNTSPIRLVINTPETIREVQVMANGYQSEYGFTVGGQSNLITRSGSNAFHASGMYLNRPKELSAIPGLGKSKDNLSWYMYDFNASGPIVRNRVFFFANFEHNPYTLPVPVTITAANAAALSLPSEALIAPPAGETYDTPSLRVDYTMNSRNSGFVRYAKFHNWQPYFNSGGLYTPSRSVNYTDAMDGGELQLATTFSSMLLNELRYGINRREQMGVPAQTTTNADAYTNITGVAYLGNNSTVIDNIESSNQIVDNLSWQHGRHFVKMGGTFSSINYFNQAQLSRLFTFGGLAKSGTYPAVSALNQYLYTQRGLTDPATGKPYTYTTLAVDIGNPSISRNAKMTSAFLQDEYRITNTFTLYAGIRYEKIFLPKLEETAAYVPARNVRSSNLNFAPRLAFTWRPTADSRSIVRGAFGMFFDTPNMTFFTNAASQDGTRLQSYTIAGTAATAPTYPNLPTSVSSTFGAKPTLLIFDPNFRIMYAEHANLQFEHALTANITARVQYMFVASHFGTYLHDTNLGAPVSSLADGRPVYNTTNRPNSSYGAINMYSSGSDTNYHGLDAVVNARMSHGLFFTAYYSYSHSLGSADQTGVAVSDPSNLSKDYGNLSSDLRHYFTFRGTYKTQFNAGALKWASGFTTSLITMLNSGYPLNPLAGADLNGDLVTNDRPLFMQRNSFRGPKFQQIDARVMRTFTIKDRYHIEGMIEAENLFNHLNANCTTSGCNSAVNGTYTNVNFGNVVTARAPRRLQIGGRFYF; this is encoded by the coding sequence ATGCAGTTGGCTATTGAGCATGTCTTCGCAACACGCAGATGCAGTGGAACAATAACTGGCTCCATGAAAGGTTCACTCATGATTCATACGCTTGCATCTTCTCTTCTCACCCAGGGGCCGATCGGACCTCAGTCAGCGTCGCGGAAGGCGCCGAGTGTGCGGCTCGGTCAATGGCTACTCGTGCTCGTACTGTCACTGTTCCTCGGTGCAATACCGTCTCTTGGACAAAGCAATGCGGTTGATGGCGCAATCGACGGGTATGTGACCGATAACACGGGAGGCACTATTCCCGGAGCACTGGTCACGATTCGGAACACTGACACGAACGTGTCCACAAAAACACAGTCCGGAAAAGATGGCTATTACCGGTTCCCGCTAGTAACACTTGGGCGGTATGAGATTACTGTTGTTGCCAATGGCTACGCCAAATATGTTGCATCCGGCGTTTCGGTAGCGGTTGGTGCGACGGTTACGGTCAGCCCCAAGCTGGCGGTATCGGGCGTACAGCAAGAGGTCGTTGTTACTGCGGATGCCTCGATTCTGACCGAAAGCAATACATCGGTGGGTGGAGTGATTGGTGAGCAGGAGATGCACGATCTTCCGCAGCCCTCGCGCAATGTGTACAACCTGTTTCTGTTTACGCCCGGTGCAAAGGGAGTTCCAAGCAGCACGTTCGGCACGCCCAGCTACTCGTTTGGCGGCCTGTTGCGTAGCACGTGGAACGTGGATGGTCTGGACGACACGGCACGTCGTAATACGTCTCCGATCCGTCTTGTGATCAATACGCCTGAGACGATCCGTGAAGTGCAGGTGATGGCGAATGGCTACCAGAGCGAGTATGGCTTTACCGTAGGTGGTCAGTCCAACCTGATTACCCGCTCAGGATCGAACGCTTTTCACGCTTCAGGCATGTATCTGAATCGCCCGAAGGAGCTGTCGGCAATTCCTGGTCTGGGTAAATCGAAGGACAATCTGAGCTGGTACATGTATGACTTCAATGCGTCAGGGCCGATTGTTCGCAACCGCGTTTTCTTCTTTGCGAACTTCGAACATAATCCTTACACATTACCGGTTCCTGTAACGATTACTGCAGCGAACGCCGCGGCGTTGAGCCTGCCTTCGGAAGCGCTGATTGCGCCTCCTGCGGGCGAGACCTACGATACGCCGAGCCTTCGTGTTGATTACACGATGAACAGCCGCAACTCTGGCTTTGTTCGCTATGCCAAATTCCATAACTGGCAGCCTTACTTCAACTCGGGTGGCCTCTACACGCCCAGTCGTTCCGTGAACTACACCGATGCGATGGACGGTGGAGAACTACAGTTGGCCACCACGTTTTCTTCCATGCTTCTGAACGAGCTGCGGTATGGAATCAACCGCCGTGAGCAGATGGGTGTACCTGCACAGACCACTACGAATGCTGACGCATATACAAACATTACCGGCGTTGCATATCTTGGCAATAATTCCACGGTCATTGACAACATAGAATCAAGTAATCAGATCGTTGATAACCTGTCATGGCAGCATGGCCGTCACTTCGTCAAAATGGGCGGAACATTTTCGTCCATCAACTACTTCAATCAGGCACAACTCTCGCGTTTATTTACGTTTGGAGGCTTGGCGAAATCCGGCACTTATCCGGCAGTATCGGCGCTGAATCAGTATCTGTATACTCAGCGGGGCCTGACGGATCCGGCGACTGGAAAGCCGTACACCTATACAACGCTGGCCGTGGATATTGGCAATCCGTCGATTAGTCGCAATGCAAAGATGACCTCTGCATTCCTTCAGGACGAATATCGCATAACGAACACGTTCACTTTGTATGCCGGTATTCGCTACGAAAAGATATTTCTTCCCAAGCTGGAAGAGACAGCAGCCTATGTGCCGGCGCGTAATGTTCGTAGCAGCAACCTCAACTTCGCTCCGCGGCTTGCATTTACGTGGCGTCCGACTGCTGATTCCAGGTCGATCGTTCGTGGTGCATTTGGCATGTTTTTCGATACGCCCAATATGACGTTCTTCACAAACGCGGCATCGCAGGACGGAACCCGTTTGCAGAGCTACACGATAGCGGGCACTGCTGCCACCGCACCTACCTATCCGAATCTGCCGACGTCCGTCAGCTCCACGTTTGGAGCAAAGCCGACTCTGCTGATCTTTGATCCGAATTTCCGCATCATGTATGCCGAGCACGCCAACCTGCAATTCGAGCACGCGTTGACAGCGAATATCACGGCACGAGTGCAGTACATGTTTGTTGCTTCGCACTTCGGAACGTATCTTCACGACACAAATCTTGGTGCTCCTGTGAGCTCTCTCGCAGATGGCCGTCCTGTCTACAACACGACAAACCGCCCTAACAGCTCCTACGGTGCAATCAATATGTACAGTTCGGGTTCTGACACGAACTACCATGGCCTCGATGCTGTAGTGAACGCCCGTATGAGCCATGGCCTGTTCTTCACTGCATATTATTCGTATTCGCATTCGTTAGGTTCTGCAGATCAGACGGGTGTTGCTGTTTCTGATCCATCTAACCTCTCAAAAGACTATGGGAACCTTTCCTCGGATCTGCGTCATTACTTTACGTTCCGTGGCACCTATAAGACACAGTTCAACGCAGGTGCTTTGAAGTGGGCAAGCGGCTTCACGACCTCGTTGATCACGATGCTGAACAGCGGATATCCATTGAACCCGCTTGCAGGGGCGGACCTGAATGGCGATCTGGTAACCAATGACAGGCCGTTGTTCATGCAGCGCAACAGCTTCCGCGGACCGAAGTTCCAGCAGATTGACGCCAGAGTGATGCGTACCTTTACCATCAAGGATCGCTACCATATTGAAGGCATGATTGAAGCGGAAAACCTGTTCAACCATCTGAATGCAAATTGCACAACAAGTGGTTGCAACAGTGCGGTCAATGGCACTTACACTAATGTCAATTTTGGCAATGTTGTTACGGCACGTGCTCCTCGGCGTCTGCAGATTGGTGGACGGTTCTACTTCTAA
- a CDS encoding YdcF family protein encodes MRQICLAVLGMLAFTASIPMQGATAPVRQPLQFHDALVEKNFYVLAKFKSESAVSAALEAQPSLKAIALGRERFIERSLKSCRKNVTCLVNSVGWTDEEIHDVSRALRQAYSTSSALQKLAKEVIPASGLRILDQSLAPEDLLVNAWEDSARGLNNILNVYGAGTAPRFPKIDSISIDPNSAEIKDRILNVVKQTASDSKLFFEPTLDVAVELLKMNRRDEAARFEPLQEENRAALRHIPSIDWRSYEYTSILVPGWGPEEAGVPLSPEGLAVTKMAAERYHAGKAPLIIVSGGYVHPSQTPYCEAIEMKKALIEQFHVPAEAILIEPHARHTTTNLRNAARLIYRYGIPMSQKALVTTGNSQLEVIVSQTFVERCQRELGYVPYTAMKKLSDTDAEYLYSIESLHADAIDPLDP; translated from the coding sequence ATGCGTCAAATTTGTCTCGCAGTCCTGGGAATGCTGGCCTTTACGGCCAGCATTCCTATGCAGGGAGCAACGGCTCCTGTAAGGCAGCCATTGCAGTTTCATGATGCTCTTGTCGAGAAGAACTTTTATGTTCTGGCTAAGTTCAAGTCGGAGTCGGCGGTCTCTGCGGCGCTAGAGGCACAGCCGAGCTTGAAGGCGATTGCACTGGGACGGGAACGGTTTATCGAACGGTCTCTCAAGTCGTGCCGAAAGAATGTAACTTGCCTGGTCAACTCGGTTGGCTGGACGGATGAAGAGATTCATGATGTTTCGCGCGCTCTTCGCCAGGCGTATTCCACCAGCAGTGCGCTGCAGAAGCTGGCGAAAGAGGTAATTCCGGCGAGCGGTCTGCGCATACTGGACCAATCGCTTGCGCCGGAAGATCTGCTCGTCAATGCGTGGGAGGACTCTGCGCGTGGGCTCAATAATATTTTGAATGTCTACGGAGCAGGCACTGCGCCGCGCTTCCCGAAGATCGATAGCATCTCCATCGATCCGAATTCCGCAGAGATTAAGGACCGCATTCTGAATGTTGTGAAGCAGACGGCGAGTGATTCGAAGCTGTTCTTCGAGCCGACGCTGGATGTGGCTGTCGAGCTGCTGAAGATGAACCGTCGCGATGAGGCGGCACGATTTGAGCCTCTTCAGGAAGAGAACAGGGCTGCGCTGCGTCACATCCCAAGCATTGATTGGCGCAGCTACGAATACACCTCCATCCTCGTTCCCGGTTGGGGGCCTGAAGAGGCGGGTGTGCCACTGTCGCCTGAGGGACTAGCCGTTACCAAGATGGCTGCTGAGCGGTACCATGCGGGTAAGGCGCCTTTGATTATTGTTTCGGGAGGCTACGTGCACCCGTCACAGACGCCCTACTGCGAAGCGATTGAGATGAAGAAGGCTTTGATTGAGCAGTTTCATGTTCCGGCAGAGGCGATTCTGATTGAACCGCACGCTCGTCATACGACGACGAACCTGCGCAATGCCGCCCGGCTCATCTATCGTTACGGTATTCCGATGAGCCAAAAGGCGCTGGTGACTACTGGCAATTCACAGTTGGAGGTGATCGTCTCGCAAACGTTTGTGGAGCGATGCCAGCGTGAGCTTGGCTATGTTCCTTACACGGCGATGAAGAAGCTCTCGGACACGGATGCAGAATATCTCTACAGCATCGAGTCGCTGCATGCGGACGCAATCGATCCGCTTGATCCGTAG
- a CDS encoding tyrosine-type recombinase/integrase encodes MFASEFHFGKQPLWPGTLWRRNVGPAIKAAEIDKPKLGWHTLRRSYASLLLSSGASLRVSMELMRHSTPDMTLATYAQTVGDEKREAGEKVASLVLKEENAA; translated from the coding sequence GTGTTCGCTTCCGAGTTTCACTTCGGTAAGCAACCACTATGGCCCGGTACCCTCTGGCGTCGTAACGTTGGTCCTGCCATCAAAGCGGCAGAGATCGATAAGCCAAAGCTAGGGTGGCACACGTTGCGAAGAAGTTACGCTTCCCTGCTTCTCTCAAGCGGAGCAAGTCTGAGAGTCAGCATGGAGTTGATGCGTCACTCCACACCGGATATGACGCTGGCAACATACGCACAAACAGTTGGAGATGAAAAGCGAGAGGCAGGAGAGAAGGTGGCCTCTCTCGTACTGAAAGAGGAGAATGCAGCGTAA
- a CDS encoding sialate O-acetylesterase, with product MCALKYLSRGSVIAASFLATALPAHAEVQLPHVLSDHAVLQRGEPIRIWGWADKEEKVTVSFHGQSIQAQPDLRGVWVAWLQSEQAGGPYTLTVTGTKTAQPVVRTDILVGDVWVASGQSNMEMPLKGFAADMPIKDSEKEIAAANQPQLRLLREDQHASFVVSGDIPEQWTLCTPDTAAEFSALGYFFGREISKAEHVPVGIIEAAVGGTAVQSWISLTGSTYSSLPNVMSYAAKVAVRSGPVDMAPEPNRNHALHADFTPSTLYNGMIAPLTMYTVKGVLWYQGEADAADMLAPTYQQRLEALIRDWRSQWQQPNLPFLYVQLSSVGNRNYWGVIRNAQREALELRNTAMAVSLDIGRIDDNAHPADKQTVAARLSKAALGMVYGEKVEYTSPLFETTTTEGDSIRAWFSHADHLHSTDGSVKGFEIAGADHKFVAATTTIEQVGQRTTIVARAPGVASPKYIRYGWKSYVDSYLYNSSSLPMSTFTSETEPSVTSR from the coding sequence ATGTGCGCACTGAAATATCTTTCCAGGGGCAGCGTTATCGCTGCCTCTTTTTTAGCAACTGCTCTACCTGCACACGCTGAGGTTCAGCTTCCGCATGTGTTGTCTGACCATGCTGTATTGCAGCGCGGAGAGCCGATTCGCATCTGGGGATGGGCGGATAAAGAGGAGAAGGTCACGGTTAGTTTTCACGGCCAATCCATTCAGGCCCAGCCGGATCTTCGCGGAGTGTGGGTGGCATGGTTGCAGTCGGAACAGGCGGGAGGACCGTACACGCTAACCGTTACTGGCACGAAAACTGCGCAGCCGGTCGTGAGGACGGACATTCTGGTTGGCGATGTTTGGGTAGCTTCGGGGCAATCCAACATGGAAATGCCGCTCAAGGGCTTTGCGGCAGATATGCCGATCAAGGACAGCGAAAAAGAGATCGCTGCAGCGAATCAGCCACAGCTTCGTCTTTTGCGAGAAGACCAGCACGCCTCCTTTGTCGTTTCGGGCGACATTCCTGAGCAGTGGACCCTATGTACTCCGGATACCGCAGCCGAGTTCTCCGCTCTTGGATATTTCTTCGGGCGCGAGATCTCGAAAGCAGAGCATGTTCCGGTGGGTATCATCGAGGCCGCCGTGGGTGGAACAGCTGTGCAATCGTGGATCAGTCTAACTGGCAGCACCTATTCAAGCCTTCCGAATGTAATGTCGTATGCTGCCAAGGTCGCCGTGAGAAGCGGTCCCGTCGATATGGCACCAGAGCCTAACAGAAATCACGCGCTGCACGCGGACTTTACTCCGTCAACGCTTTATAACGGAATGATTGCTCCGCTCACGATGTACACCGTCAAAGGTGTTCTTTGGTATCAAGGTGAGGCGGATGCTGCTGACATGCTGGCCCCTACCTATCAGCAGCGACTGGAAGCGCTGATTCGTGACTGGCGGTCACAGTGGCAGCAACCCAATCTTCCATTTTTGTATGTCCAGCTCTCGAGCGTAGGAAACCGCAACTACTGGGGTGTTATTCGCAACGCGCAGAGAGAAGCACTTGAACTGAGAAATACTGCCATGGCGGTTTCTCTGGACATAGGCAGGATAGACGACAATGCGCATCCGGCGGACAAGCAGACGGTGGCGGCGCGCCTTAGTAAGGCCGCCTTAGGAATGGTTTACGGCGAGAAGGTGGAATATACATCGCCACTTTTCGAAACCACGACCACAGAAGGGGACAGCATTCGGGCTTGGTTTTCACACGCCGATCATCTTCACTCCACGGATGGATCCGTGAAGGGTTTTGAGATTGCGGGTGCAGACCATAAGTTTGTCGCTGCAACGACAACGATTGAGCAGGTTGGTCAACGAACAACCATTGTTGCGCGTGCACCTGGGGTAGCTTCTCCGAAATATATTCGGTATGGATGGAAATCCTATGTGGATTCGTATCTGTATAACTCCAGCTCGTTGCCGATGAGCACGTTTACTTCAGAGACTGAACCCTCGGTTACCTCGCGGTAA